CAACATCCGCTCGCGTAGATGAAAGAAGGCAACGGTGTAGGCTATCACATACCAGGCCGACAACAATATCATGACGATCAACAACCAGGAAAGCAGTGTTGCCATAGATAACCCCGTGATACTTGCCAGTGCTATCCGTATGATAGCACACCAGCAGTCATCAATATCAATCTTGACCAGAACTTATTTCACAAAGCTGCACTGTCGTCCTACCAGCCTTGCACCCAGGCGCATGAACGATTACCGATCACCAAAGCCTTGCCTATCCTGCTCCCAATCTGTCGGCTTAGCTGCGGGGATGGATGACGACCATCTCCGGTGCTATCACGCACTGGATTGATTGCCTTGCCCGTGCGTGATGCACATGTCGCAGCATTTGGAGTGCGGTAGCCAGGCTGCCGCGTCAGCCGTGATCACGATCCGGCGCGTGCCTGACGTTGACCCTGCTGGTAACGGAGATGCTGAGTGTGATCGTCACGATTATGGGGTCTGTCAGTAGTTCATGAGATAACTTCTACACACACCCGACATCGAGCACGGTGAGTGCGGAAATGTGGCTTGCGCACGCCAAACCAGGAAACCTACACGATGTCCCATCCAGCGCGTGATTACGCTGCGAATGAGCGACAGCGTTTACTCCTTTCTTCATCTCAGGTACGTTGTAAACGTTCATCAGCCTGTGTTGCTGTCACCGTAGCACAGCTTTACGTTCAGCCCCTGACGAGGAGTGCACGACGCCTGTGTTATAATCAGCCGGCGGCACTTCAAACGGCGCATGGAGTTCAACTGTATGGACAAGCGACCCAGTATCAGCGTCTTTTTTCCCGCCTGCAATGATGCCGGTACAATTGGTAGTATGGTGGTTGCAGCTATCGAGACGCTGGAAGAAATTACCGATGATTACGAGGTGATTGTTGTCGAGAATGGAAGTACTGACTACACGGTTGATGTTCTCGAATCACTGGCAAAGCGCTATGATCGGCTGCGCGTGTACACACATCGCCAGGCGTTAGGGTACGGTGGAGCGTTACGGGTTGGCTTTGCCAAAGCAACGAAAGACCTGATCTTCTACACCGACGGCGATGCGCAGTACGATCCACGCGAACTCAAGCTTCTCTTACCGGCACTGCGTGACGATATCGACATTGTGAATGGCTGGAAGATAGATCGCGGAGACCCGTTGCATCGCATTATCATCGGTCGTATCTACCACCACACGGTGAAATTTCTCTTCGGCTTTAAATTGCGCGACGTTGACTGCGATTTTCGGCTTATTCGCCGGCATGTATTCGACGATATTGAGCTGGAATCAGACAGCGGGACGATTTGCCTGGAGCTGGTGAAGAAGCTACAAGATGCCGGCTATCGCTTCGCCGAAGTACCGGTTCATCACTACCACCGCACTTACGGCAAGAGTCAGTTCTTCAACTTCCCACGGCTCTGGCGCACCTTTGTTCAACTTATTGGCCTGTGGTGGAAGCTGGTGGTACGTCGTGAGCACATGCGCAAGCGCAAAAAGCGCCTGGCACCTGAAGAGATTGCTCGCTAACTCTGAGCCAGCTCGCGTAGTCGGGATGGGTTCAACAGGGTAATGCCGGAACTATCCACGTCGAGCAGACGGGCATCGCGGAACTGATTAATGACCTTAGTCACGGTTTCGCGATACGCATTGATCATATCAGCAAGCTGTTGATGGGTGCGCCGGGGCAAGCGATTCGGTTGCGGGGCAGCCACCTGTTGCGTCTCCGACATTTCGAGGAGGACTGAAGCCAACCGGGCCGGAACTGACTTAAAGGCCACCTCCTCAATTCGTCGGCTCACGATCATACGTTGCTGGCCGAGAAGTTCAAGCATTGCCATGGCCAGCGTCCCGTCTTCAGCCATCGCTTGCAGTACCTCACTCCGGGGAACCGCCAACACCCGTACCGGCGTCAACGCTTCGGCAAAGGTATCATAGGTTGCATCACGCTCAAAGACACTCAAGCCGAACGCCTGTCGCTCTTCGACAACACGCATAGTGAGTAGCCGTCCTTCGCGTGACGCAAGATGTAACCCAACCTGACCACTCATTAGCAGGTAAAGGGTTTGTGCCGGTTGGGTCGGAGTGTAGATTGTATTGTGCCGGCGAAAGGATTGCGCCTGTCCAAAAGGGCTTAAACGATCCCAGACGATCACTTCCGCTTCTTGCAGCCGTGAGGTCATTGTGGTTCCCTTTCCGTGCCCCGGTGTTCGGTCGGAATTGTGTTTCTGCATTGCTTTTGTATTGTACCATAAGGTTTCGGTAGGTGCTGCCCAAGAAAATAAGCGTTGGTATAATATTTCTATGCATAACGATTACAGGCTTCGCCACAACCGATTGCTATTCATCTTGATCATGTTGAGCGTCCTCCTGGCTGCATGTGCCACACTCCCCCCACCGACGCCAACGGCAACGATGCTGCCTACAGCCACGCTCCCACCAACGGCAACCCCACTTCCCCGTGGTGGTACACTGAGCATACGAATTGCTGCTCCTGTTACCGATCTGCGCCCCTGGCAGCCACGTTCTCGTGGTGAAGAACATCTGATCAGTCTGCTCTACAGTGGTTTGATGCGTCTCGATGCCGATCTGTGGCCAAACCCCGATCTGGCTGAGCGGCTTGACATTGATGTCGATGGACGACGATTGACGTTTACGCTCCGTCAGAACGTGTACTGGCACGACGGTGAACCGCTGACGGCTGCCGATGTGCTCTTCACATTGGAAGCGCTGCGCAGTCTGCCCGAAACCAGTACTGCCCTCCTGGCCGACCTGCGCTACATTGCTGCGGCGTCTGCCCCTGATGAACGCACGGTCGTGATTGAGTTGCGCAGCCGCTATGCGCCGATGCTGAGTCTGCTAGCCGTTCCTATCTTACCCCGTCACCTGTTTGCCGGGCGTGATGTGAGTCAGATCAATTTTCTTGATCAGCCGATTGGGAGCGGCCCTTTTCGTCTGCGGGAACGGCAGGCCGATGGCAGTCTGGTGCTGGAACGACACGATCAGTATCATCACGGCTCACCACTCCTCGATCAGGTGATGCTGACAGTCATGCCGGAAACAGCGACAGCTCAGCAAGCCCTTCGTGATGGGCAATTGTTGGTGGCCGAACTGCCCTGGGGTGCCCAGGATGCGCTCGTTGATGTCACAACCTTGCGTAATGGCAGTATTCCCGAAAATGGGGTCTATTTTCTGGCCTTCAATTTGCGTCCCGGTCGTCCGTTTGCCGATGTGCGCCTGCGGCAGGCGCTGGCAACGGCTATCGATTTGCCGCGCCTGGTGGAGACGGCAACCAAGGGGGTGGGGGTGCCGGTCGGCAATGGCGCCTTGCCGGGTAGCTGGGCCGATCTGACGCCGCCACTGCCGGCTGGCGACCTGCCGGCTGCACGCGAGATACTTGATGCCGCCGGTTGGGTATTGCCTCCCGGTGCAACAATCCGCCAACGGGAGGGAGTACCGCTGATCGCCCGCCTCTACGTTCGGAACGATGATGAACGGCGATTGGTGGCTGCCCGTCGCATCGCCGAAATTGCTGCCAGCATCGGTATCCAGATTGTCGTAGAACCGGCTGATTTCGCAACCGTCATTCTGGCACGCTACGTGGCACCATACGATTTCGACCTCTTGCTGGGAAGCTGGTTGAACGGCGCCGGTGATCCGAACTTTGCCGATACGATGTTCTACGACCCCGATGATTTTGCGCTCTTCCATTCCAGTCAGCTTGAACAGGGGCCGGGTGACACCCGTGCTACCCGCAATTTTGTTGGCTTCAACGATCCGGTGTACGACGAGCAGGCACTGATTGCCCGTCAGCTCTACGGTCGTGAGGAACGGCGCAGTGCAATTGCCCAGACCCAGGCTCGCCTGGCCAGTGAATTGCCTTACCTCTACTTATGGGTTGATCGCACCGCAGTCGTGATCAACACACGGGTACAAACGCTTGACGGGCCGGTTGATCTGACGACACCGCGCTACTTGTGGAATATTGAACGCTGGTACCTTCAGTAACCCGGTAAACAGGTTAGCGGTGGAGGTCGCATGAAAAATCCCTTCGCTGAGCGCGGACGGATTACCGATCCGGGCAAATTTGTTGGTCGCTGGCGCGAGCTGGGAGCGGCATGTGAACAACTCGAACGCCGTCGCCCACTCTTGCTGTACGGGCCGAGCGGGAGTGGTCGATCATCGCTGTTGACGCACCTGGCACAGGCCGCTGGAGCAGTGCTGGAAATCCCCAATCTGAACGCCTTCTACCTTGATCTTTCCCTGTTGCCTGATGCGGCGACAACGTATGGTCTGATCGTTCGTGCTCTGGGGGGGAGTGAACCAACGATTGCGGCTTTGGAACAGCGTCTGGCGGCCAGTGGCAGGCCGGTCTTGATCTGTCTCGATGGGGTCGAGGCCGCGATTGCCGCCGGTTGGGGTGAAGACCTGCTCGAACGATTGGGCCGCCTGGCCCGGCGAAGTGCGCCCGGCTACCACGGAGTAGCCGGGCCAACCGGGCAAACGCTGGCATACGATCTGATGGTTGTCGGGGCCATCCGTGGCACACCACCCATGCTGAGTGAACCATTCGCCACGGTGCGGCTAGGGCCATTGAGCTTCGCCGAAGCGCGCCTTTTGCTCGATAGCTACCTCGAAGAAGGTGAGCGTCTGTTTAGTGCTGATGAAGTACGCGAGTTGATGACGCTGAGTGCCGGTCAGCCGGCCTTTTTGCAGCGTGCGGCCTACCATCTCTACGAGACGCGCCGGCGGCCAACATACCGCTGGCGGAAAGCGTACCGGGCCGAGCTACGCGAACATCCACCGCTCGATAACCCCTTACCACCTGCTATTTTCGAGACAGACGAAGACGATGACGACGAAACTGATGATACGTTACCCGAACAGCTAGAGAGGGCAACGCCGGTGCGCCGTCGTCTGCGGGCCAGTCATCCGCCCGGTGACGATTTGCGTCCGCTGTTGGCAGCCGTTGGGCCGTTGCTGGCCGGTCTGATCAGTTTTCAGGCCAGTAGTTCCTGGCCGGTAGGTATCGCAATTGGTGCCGCAGGTTATCTGGCCGTGATCGCCTGGAACTGGCGCCGGAGCGAGTAGACGCATCTATATCGTTGACAGGCCGTGTACCGGCACACATTCTAATCACTGGCAAGCTTGTGTGGAGTGAACACGCCAGCCGGAAAACTACAGGCAATCAGCTCTTCAACCAGCCCGCGACGTGAGCCGTTGCAATTGATTTTACGACTGGCCAGCACAACATCGACCCGGCAGGCGTTGGCGTACAACTGATGTGCCAGGGTTGTTGATGAATTCGAGAGCATCACGAAACAATTCCGCGCTGCCAGTTGATGAAAGACCAGGGCAAGCCGACGCTGTTCACCCTCATCGAAGCCGCGTCGTGTGTAACTGGTAAAGGAAGCGGTACTGCTTACCGGCACATACGGCGGATCGAAGTAGACAAAATCACCCGCCTGAGCCTCATCGAGGACAGCCGCGAAATCGGCCACCCGCAGATCAACATTGCGTAAGGCCCGACTCACCTCACGGAGATTATCGCTGTCTACAATCTGCGGATTCTTGTAATAGCCGAAGGGGGCGTTGAACTGCCCCTTATTGTTCAGGCGATAGAGACCATTGTAGCAGGTGCGATTGAGAAAGATGGTGCGGGCTGCACGTTCCACCCGTGAGCGACGAGCAAAATCTGGTTGGCGATCCCAACTGCGAATATCGTAGAAGAAATCACGGTCGGTCGCATACGGGCGCAGACGATGCAGCAGTTCAATCAGATCCTCAACCTCATCACGAACAGCAATGTAACAGTCGATCAGTTCCGCGTTGAGGTCGCTCAGCATGGCCCCGTGTCGCAACAGACCATTGTTCCAGAGGTAAAAGAAGAGTGCGCCACCACCGACAAACGGCTCGTGATAGCGGCCAAAACGCTCTGGAATGCGCCGCGAAAGCTCTGGCAAGAGCTGACTTTTCCCACCAGCCCACTTGAGGAATGGACGCGCAGGCACACAAGGCTCCTCGCCAAACCTGCCAGACCAGGCAGGTTCGACTCCCATATGCGGTTATTGAGAATTGGATTATAACATATCGCATAGAAGAGCTATGTGCAAAACGGCCACGGCCTGATCTGGCGTCGGGTTGGTTTGGGTCGAGATTACAGGCATCTCGGTCATCGGTATTTCTTGATGATATAGTAGCGATCTCGTGGTAATTTCTTCCCTGGACTTGGAGCGGAAATGGGTTCATGCAGGCCAAACTGGCAGAGATAATATCAAATGTTGGCTTCCATCGCACCTGACGTCACACCGTTATCACACACTTCTAACGAACAGGAACCAGACCCGGTCATCTACCCGCATATCGCCCATCCTGGCAGTTGCACAACCTATCAATCCCCGCACCAGCGGCAAGAAGCCTCTCAAGCTCTTGCCCGACCAGAGCCTGGAGGTGGTCGTTAGATTGACCCAACCGGTGCCTCATAGCTGACTGAGCGCACCAATCGTCGAATCTACTCACAACCTGGTGATATCTATCTCTGAATACTAACTATGCCACGCACATCGCATTCGCAGTCATGGCACGCTGTGCGTTCCTGACAATGCAACCGAACATCATTCAGTAACGAACTAACGAATTGGTAGTCTCAGCTATGATGCACATCATCTATCCTGCTATCACACACACGACGTAACGCAATAGCCTGAAAAAACAGGCTCGCTATAGATTCACGAAACAGGTTTTAGCCGCAACATTTTGTGGAAAGATTCGGACATTTATACAGAGACACAAAGGTGCAAAGAAAACCTTTGTGTCTCTGTGTAGAGATACCAGAAGATCTTGTTTTTACCCAAGACTCGCCATCCTGCTCCTGGCAACCAGATAACGTTTACACCGTCGAGAGATCCCATTCCTCATAGATTTTGGGCACATCACTGATCAATCGGCGGGTATACGGATGTTTTGGCTGCAAAATCACATCATCGGCAGAACCCCTCTCAACGAAGCGTCCACGTTCCATGATGTAGATTGTATCTGAAACATAATAGGCCAGACCAATGTCGTGGGTGATAAAAATAAGCGTCATGCCAGTTTCGCTGCGCAGCTTCATCAGATAATCCAGAATAGTTGCGCGTGAACAGGCATCGATCATGGAAGTCGGTTCATCCGCTATCAAAATTTTGGGTTTCAGGAGGAAAATGCGAGCGATCATCAAGCGCTGCATTTGTCCACCTGACAGCTCGAAGGGATATTTGTTGGTCAGCTCGGCGAACTTCAGGTTGACAAAACTGCACGCCTCCGTCATCAACTCCACCTTCTGTTCGCGCGGAAGGTTACCCCCGCCGCGCATTCGGATACAATCAAGCAGTACGGAGTCGATCTTATGGAAGATATTGTAGGAAGAGAATGGATCCTGAAAGATAGCCTGGATGTTGCGCCAGTATTCCTGCTTCTTTTTGCCGGAGCTGAGGTCGCGTTTCTTTCCCTGGAAGTAAATTTCCCCCTCAGTGGCATTGATCAGCCCTAGCAACATCTTTGCCAGAGTAGTCTTACCACTACCCGACTCACCGACAATCGAGACGATTTCTCCTTCGTGGAAATCAAAATCAACATGATCGACGGCGATCGTCTTGTGACGGCCAAAGCCGAAAATTTTGGTAACTCCTCTACCGCTCAAACACGGATTTCCCTTGCTCACCATGGTTGTATGCCCTCCTCAACTCCTCCTCTGACAAAATGCACCGATAGGCACGGCCCTGGCTTACCTCGTATAGAGGAACCGACATGACTCTGCACTCTGGCTTGACATATTTACAACGGTCAGCAAAGCGACAACCGGGTGGCGGGTTTTTGAGGTTTGGCGGTGCGCCGGGAATGGCAGTCAGCTTGGCACTGCGCAAGCCACTCTCTGGCACAAGGATCGACCCCATTAACCCTTTGGAATATGGATGGAGTGGGTCAAAGACCGTCTGTTTGGCCGTACCCTTTTCGACGATCTGCCCTGCATACATAACCATGATGTCATCGGCGACATTGTAAAGCAGCGGCAACTCATGCGTGATAAAAATCATCGCCTTGATGAAGCCACTCTCCATCATGTCGCGCAACATCTTGATAACCATCTTCTGCGAAGTAACATCTAGTGCCGAAGAGGGTTCATCAGCGATCAACACCTTTGGTGTCAGGATCACGGCCACAGCAATCACCGTGCGTTGCTTCATACCACCCGACAATTCCACCGGATATTTGTACAGCACCTCGGGCGGTAGACCGAGCCGCTCAAACAAAGCGCGGGCGTGATCAAGGATCATCTGCCTGGTCCAGCTCGGCTCATGGGCACGAATGACATCACCGATGAAGTCGATGACTTTACGTGTCGGGTTAAGCGCATTCATTGCCGCCTGCGGGATGTAGGCAATCTCTTTCCCCAGAATCGACTTGCGCACCTCATCCGGTTTCATGCCGGTAATATTCTGTCCGTCGATGATAATCTCGCCGCTAATGTAATGGAGGGGTGGAAAGTAGTAGCCCATCAGACTGAGGGCCAATGTCGATTTGCCACAGCCTGACTCACCAGCGATACCGAGAGTCTTGCCTTCCTCGATCTTCAGCGATACGCGGTCAACGGCATAGACGTCTTCCTTGTAGCGGGTGACATATTTGGTAGTGAGGTCACGGACCTCAAGCATGACTTTTCCCATCGCTTTACTCAATCTCTCAAAGCAGGGTTGAAAACCTGATCAAGACCAGTGTTCATCAGATTCATCGAGAAGGAGATCAATGCAATTGTCACGAGCACCGGCAGATAGGCCCACCATTTGCCTAGAATATGCGCCTGATAAATCATGGCCCAGTTCATCATCAACCCCAAGGTCGGTGTTTCGGTAGTGCGTGGACCAAGACCCAGGATAGATAGACCTGCCTCTGCTAAAATGCCCGATGAGACTTGCAGGATGAATGCCATCACTACATATGAGGCAATGTAGGGCAGAATATCGGTCAGAATGATACGAGGCACCGAATGGCCGGAGAGTTTCGATAAATTGACATGATCACGATTACGCAGGGAAAGTACCTGCGACCGTACAGCTCTGGCTGTCCACACCCACGAGGTCAAGCCAATTACAGCAGCAATGGTAATTGCTCCGCGCTGATCCTGACCAATACTGAACGAAATGAGAATGAGCAGCACAAACGTGGGAATAACGGTAAATAAGTTGGTTAAGAACATGATCATGTCATCAACTAGCCCACCAATATATCCTGCCAGTAGCCCTAATGTCAGGCCGATGGTAGTAGCAATCAATCCTGCAACCAGTCCGATTACCAGAGAAACCGCCGTAGCTGTCACCAGTTGGGTCAGTACGTCACGTCCAAAATTATCCGTGCCCAATGGCAGAATGCGCACATTAGCGATCTCACCCACGTTAGCGTAGTCCGTTTGTTGGATTATCGCTTTCTGCTCGAGGGCACCCGTCGCTGAGTTGGGCACAGCAATGATCGCCGGCTCCGTAGAGAGTAGCCCTTCAAGAGCAGCATCAACCCGTTGGAAATAGCGCTGCCGGGCAAAGGTCATGCCCTCTAAGCGCAGGTTCGGATCATAGTTCGCCTCCCAGAGTGCCAACAACTTTTCCGTATCGTTGGTATCGATCTCTTCTGCGGGCACCCCGAACGCGACCAGCCACTCCTTCATGGCAACACGGTCTTCCTGACGCAACCGGTTTTCAATGCGCTTGACGGCGGCGTCCTCAAGGTTAAGCGTATACAAGACCGGCGAGTTGACGGCATCGTAGACACTGACATAGATACCAGGTGGGAAGAACGTTCCCTGCCCAATGATCTGTAACGGTGGATGGCGCACGATTAAAGGGTAAACAATGACAATCAGGAGGATTGTCATCAGGATAGTGAATCCCACCACAAACTTACCAGAGCGAAAAACCTGTCGAAGTGTGTGTTGCATAAGCACTTATCCTCTCAATCAGACTGAGCCGCCTTTATACGCGGGTCGATCACGCCATATAAAATTTCGAGGATAAAGTTGGCGGTCAATACCATAAATGTGATGATCAAGGTTGCCGCAGAGATGAGCGGGTAATCCTGCCCCATAACGGCATTCAGGAGCGTTGTACCAAGACCCGGATAGCTAAAGACGATCTCCGCAATCAGCGCACCGCCCACCATCGTGCCGAGTGACAATGCCAGACCGGTTACCTGTGGCAACATGGCGTTGCGAAAGACATAAGTGACAATCTTGTCGTCTTTGATTCCCATGAAGCGAGCGAATTTCACGTAATCCGCATTCAGTTCATAAATTGACATCGAACGCATGCCAATTGCCTGCCCGCCGATGGCAATCAACACAATCGACCAGAAGGGTAGCTGGTAGTGGATAAAAGCTGACCATAGAAACGTTGGTGTCAGGCCAGGAATAAGCGTATAGCCGTAGCCTCCCGAAGTGGGAAACCACTTCAAATACACCGCAAAGATCACCAGTAAAATCACTGCCATCCCAAAAGCCGGAAAGCTGCTCAAGAAGAGTGCAGAGGGCATGAGTACCTTATCAAAGCCGCCCCGGAGATAGGCAGCCATGGCACCGAGCAAGTTTCCTAAAATCCAGCCAACAAGGATGGCTGGAAACTGCAAGATCAGTGTCCACCCAATCGACGAACCAATCACCTCGGCCACTGTGCGTGGATACTGACTAAATGAAAACCCGAAGTCACCCCGAAACACATTGCGTACGTAAATAAAAAACTGCTCGATAATCGGCTTATCGGTGCCAAACAGCTCAGTATATTGCTGATAGATTGCCTGCACACCGGTTGGATTGCTGATGCCTTGCGCCTGCCGTGCCACGATTGCGGCAACCGGATCACCTGGCATTAGACGAGGCAACGTAAAATTCAGGACGAAGGCAAAGACAAAGGTGATTACAAACCAACCGAGTTTGTTGAGAAAATATCTGATGTACCCTTTCAACGCAACCCTGCCTTCCGTTTGTCAATCCCCACCGGCTTGCTCAGAGCGAAGCCGTATTCCGGAGAACCATCTTCCAGAACAAGACCCTACATCCAAAATGCCTGGAAACACGTTTGAGCCTGTGAGTTGAGCATGTCAGTGATTTGAAGAGACCCTTTCGGAGATAGTCCGGAAAGGGTCTCTTCAGCCTCGCTACGGCTCTACAAGCCTGAGATTGTAGAGACCAGCAATGCCCCAGCCATCGATCAGGTTAAGCGGTGGGACAGGCGGGTTGGTGCCATCACCTTCATGCGGGAAGTTTGTCCAGATACTTTCGTTGACAGTGTGGAAGTTCTGTGGGCGATACATCAGGGTGAACGAAGGCACGTCGGTCAGATAAATCTCGACCAGCCGGGTATACATTTCTTTCAACCTGGCTTCATCGGTCTCATGCGGGATCAATTTCAACAGCTCATCCACCTCTGGGTTGGAGTATTGGCCCCAGTTACCGCTCCAGTTGCTCGGCATGCCGATCCACTCTGAGCTGAGCAGGTTGCGAATACGTCCCCATGGTTGCGTCGGGCCGGCGCCTGCGCTCCACATCATAAAGATCTCATAGCCAGCAGGTAAGGGGGTGTCAGATTTGGTGACGACTGTCTGATAAACCGACCACTCGGGGAAATTAGTAGTGATGTCAATACCAATCTGCTTGCCGGCTGCGGCGACAATCTCGATAGCAGCTTGCCAGTCAGACCAACCGTTGGGGCAGGTGGCCACATAGCTCAGCTTCTGACCGTTATACTCTCGCCATCCATCGCCGTCGGTATCAACAACCCCGCAGTCATCGAGCAGCTTCTTAGCCCCTTCAATATCGTTGCCCGTCCACTGCAAATGTGCAACCGCCTCGCGGTTGTACAGCGCCTGCTCAAAGGGCGTCGGGTTCATCAGGGAGCGCGGCACCTGCTCGAAAGTGGCGGACTGATTGGTCATGGCGTTGGCAATGATTGCTGAATAATCAACTGCAATTGCAATCGCCTTGCGAATGCAAACCTGATCCAGACCGGCAGCTTTCAGATTAAAGAACGCAGTTGGCAGGCTAGCGCCAATGTGATAGGGCGGTTCGGGTAGATAGGTGGAGATGGGCAGATTCTGCTTCTCCCACAGGTCCTGCACGTTAGAGTTGAATTGCTGGCTGACGTCCACTTCACCGGCGGCCAGGGCCGTTGAACCGGCTGCGTTGTCCTTGAAGATTACGTGCGCCAGGTACTTGGGCATCGGCAACTTGCCCCACATGCTGGGGTCTTGGCCCCAGTAATTGTCGTTGCGGACCAATACAACCTTAGTATCGTCGGCAAAGAATTTGCCATAGGGACCGGAATATACGACATCTTCCGCAGGATCGGCTAACAGTTTGGTAGGATCACCACCACTACGCTCTTCCAGCTTCTGCGTCCAGGCTTTCTGGATGACGTAGTACGTGCTCAGGTATGCCTGGACGATCAAAGGATTGACAGCCCGTCCGTTTGCATCGAGCTTTGCCTTGATCACAACAGTTTGTGGATCAACTGCTTCGATGGTCTCGATGTAATCCCTATTCGCAGCAGCAACCGCGGTTTCGTACTTCACATGCGTGGCCCAGGTGTAGGCG
This genomic window from Chloroflexus aurantiacus J-10-fl contains:
- a CDS encoding glycosyltransferase family 2 protein produces the protein MDKRPSISVFFPACNDAGTIGSMVVAAIETLEEITDDYEVIVVENGSTDYTVDVLESLAKRYDRLRVYTHRQALGYGGALRVGFAKATKDLIFYTDGDAQYDPRELKLLLPALRDDIDIVNGWKIDRGDPLHRIIIGRIYHHTVKFLFGFKLRDVDCDFRLIRRHVFDDIELESDSGTICLELVKKLQDAGYRFAEVPVHHYHRTYGKSQFFNFPRLWRTFVQLIGLWWKLVVRREHMRKRKKRLAPEEIAR
- a CDS encoding ABC transporter permease; the encoded protein is MQHTLRQVFRSGKFVVGFTILMTILLIVIVYPLIVRHPPLQIIGQGTFFPPGIYVSVYDAVNSPVLYTLNLEDAAVKRIENRLRQEDRVAMKEWLVAFGVPAEEIDTNDTEKLLALWEANYDPNLRLEGMTFARQRYFQRVDAALEGLLSTEPAIIAVPNSATGALEQKAIIQQTDYANVGEIANVRILPLGTDNFGRDVLTQLVTATAVSLVIGLVAGLIATTIGLTLGLLAGYIGGLVDDMIMFLTNLFTVIPTFVLLILISFSIGQDQRGAITIAAVIGLTSWVWTARAVRSQVLSLRNRDHVNLSKLSGHSVPRIILTDILPYIASYVVMAFILQVSSGILAEAGLSILGLGPRTTETPTLGLMMNWAMIYQAHILGKWWAYLPVLVTIALISFSMNLMNTGLDQVFNPALRD
- a CDS encoding DNA adenine methylase — translated: MPARPFLKWAGGKSQLLPELSRRIPERFGRYHEPFVGGGALFFYLWNNGLLRHGAMLSDLNAELIDCYIAVRDEVEDLIELLHRLRPYATDRDFFYDIRSWDRQPDFARRSRVERAARTIFLNRTCYNGLYRLNNKGQFNAPFGYYKNPQIVDSDNLREVSRALRNVDLRVADFAAVLDEAQAGDFVYFDPPYVPVSSTASFTSYTRRGFDEGEQRRLALVFHQLAARNCFVMLSNSSTTLAHQLYANACRVDVVLASRKINCNGSRRGLVEELIACSFPAGVFTPHKLASD
- a CDS encoding ABC transporter ATP-binding protein, producing the protein MGKVMLEVRDLTTKYVTRYKEDVYAVDRVSLKIEEGKTLGIAGESGCGKSTLALSLMGYYFPPLHYISGEIIIDGQNITGMKPDEVRKSILGKEIAYIPQAAMNALNPTRKVIDFIGDVIRAHEPSWTRQMILDHARALFERLGLPPEVLYKYPVELSGGMKQRTVIAVAVILTPKVLIADEPSSALDVTSQKMVIKMLRDMMESGFIKAMIFITHELPLLYNVADDIMVMYAGQIVEKGTAKQTVFDPLHPYSKGLMGSILVPESGLRSAKLTAIPGAPPNLKNPPPGCRFADRCKYVKPECRVMSVPLYEVSQGRAYRCILSEEELRRAYNHGEQGKSVFER
- a CDS encoding ATP-binding protein encodes the protein MKNPFAERGRITDPGKFVGRWRELGAACEQLERRRPLLLYGPSGSGRSSLLTHLAQAAGAVLEIPNLNAFYLDLSLLPDAATTYGLIVRALGGSEPTIAALEQRLAASGRPVLICLDGVEAAIAAGWGEDLLERLGRLARRSAPGYHGVAGPTGQTLAYDLMVVGAIRGTPPMLSEPFATVRLGPLSFAEARLLLDSYLEEGERLFSADEVRELMTLSAGQPAFLQRAAYHLYETRRRPTYRWRKAYRAELREHPPLDNPLPPAIFETDEDDDDETDDTLPEQLERATPVRRRLRASHPPGDDLRPLLAAVGPLLAGLISFQASSSWPVGIAIGAAGYLAVIAWNWRRSE
- a CDS encoding Crp/Fnr family transcriptional regulator, which translates into the protein MTSRLQEAEVIVWDRLSPFGQAQSFRRHNTIYTPTQPAQTLYLLMSGQVGLHLASREGRLLTMRVVEERQAFGLSVFERDATYDTFAEALTPVRVLAVPRSEVLQAMAEDGTLAMAMLELLGQQRMIVSRRIEEVAFKSVPARLASVLLEMSETQQVAAPQPNRLPRRTHQQLADMINAYRETVTKVINQFRDARLLDVDSSGITLLNPSRLRELAQS
- a CDS encoding peptide ABC transporter substrate-binding protein, whose product is MLSVLLAACATLPPPTPTATMLPTATLPPTATPLPRGGTLSIRIAAPVTDLRPWQPRSRGEEHLISLLYSGLMRLDADLWPNPDLAERLDIDVDGRRLTFTLRQNVYWHDGEPLTAADVLFTLEALRSLPETSTALLADLRYIAAASAPDERTVVIELRSRYAPMLSLLAVPILPRHLFAGRDVSQINFLDQPIGSGPFRLRERQADGSLVLERHDQYHHGSPLLDQVMLTVMPETATAQQALRDGQLLVAELPWGAQDALVDVTTLRNGSIPENGVYFLAFNLRPGRPFADVRLRQALATAIDLPRLVETATKGVGVPVGNGALPGSWADLTPPLPAGDLPAAREILDAAGWVLPPGATIRQREGVPLIARLYVRNDDERRLVAARRIAEIAASIGIQIVVEPADFATVILARYVAPYDFDLLLGSWLNGAGDPNFADTMFYDPDDFALFHSSQLEQGPGDTRATRNFVGFNDPVYDEQALIARQLYGREERRSAIAQTQARLASELPYLYLWVDRTAVVINTRVQTLDGPVDLTTPRYLWNIERWYLQ
- a CDS encoding ABC transporter ATP-binding protein; this encodes MVSKGNPCLSGRGVTKIFGFGRHKTIAVDHVDFDFHEGEIVSIVGESGSGKTTLAKMLLGLINATEGEIYFQGKKRDLSSGKKKQEYWRNIQAIFQDPFSSYNIFHKIDSVLLDCIRMRGGGNLPREQKVELMTEACSFVNLKFAELTNKYPFELSGGQMQRLMIARIFLLKPKILIADEPTSMIDACSRATILDYLMKLRSETGMTLIFITHDIGLAYYVSDTIYIMERGRFVERGSADDVILQPKHPYTRRLISDVPKIYEEWDLSTV